From a single Oreochromis niloticus isolate F11D_XX linkage group LG3, O_niloticus_UMD_NMBU, whole genome shotgun sequence genomic region:
- the pelp1 gene encoding proline-, glutamic acid- and leucine-rich protein 1 isoform X2 — protein MATSAWLHGPSAMRLTEGLVSVLKEQRPEHLPALLAGYREHGVFQTQSACAVGGLVGFSNAKLGSSKTRFEGLCLLSMLVKDSSSDLFQQHCLSWLRSLQQVIQSQAPVETVQLAVNILKDLLQYSSQLAELAREVGLNSILGILTSLLGLKSECELAAMEGMTACMTYYPRACGSLRDKLAAYFLSKMDSTNRKTQEMACQCYGRLPCLGGVLDRGVGAGRAEGWTNQIHCLLASANSLLAQLYQGSETDGAMQYQGAGVELAFPHLDQTDPLLLLQLQHRYTAVCLALKHTLRVDPASAVRLPVRPILNLVCRALAVSSKSINLTGDGSVRLLVLPIIHSNTLEVLSSLITAVRVGMVQYAAVIQRLFSQTLSAWTPLPETSVGQQRAYSAVRVSVYRTLELWVQVAGASSNILQGSPGHSELLFNHLLGDITPGAESIKLRAGLSADVVPGGKPGPRRTKHLVMADTVGPSLQRKGDHLANQDTCLAAVRALRQIIQTSGTLLKDDIHKRLHEVVLPLCVRLQQQQSCSSNACESAGSASGQYSSALTRRELYRLLLALVLVPSPCWPPPLTCAVSILSNGRTDRNVKVSSFCAEALTICNLILHPRFPSIALPLPPLTMKPSSTTPVLPSSQGPAPGLTLPTLLGGPAPGPPFPTRHSLNLGPASLLSSFENHLSLVPGLPGQGPTSGDMILSPHTHHQPDPAGLGPPEGQRPVFVRFDKEEAEDVEISLASDSDDSVVIVPPGMLNMETQQDDTAANSQSMPSSAPGGTGVTLPGAESVTMVPTTAATATIDGVSLPNDLAASSPLLTASTTSINSFPPSSASVVSLVPPLNSSTFTAPPVGLGESLPGRPQLQQMLMQPSTPSQAGPMGLPLQMHLQNQLSQQGRHLHQQPAAPASSEDSAVININSTDDEEEDDEDIDEDEELEEDEEEEGIDEEDEEEDVSELADDFYDGEEYEELDEEDGEELEEEEDEEEEEEDGDIPPLEGVEDKDGGSGIQEGKLDEGRISGFNVEERTEGGIEEIQTNRALFGEDKMKVQEVESIGVLEAAREGEVEEEDNERMDDPTMPQILCVTGGALEEREEAEEEREQAGAELQKGEECTWEQGAKEDEPQAAESEQPASHSQQESAAEPAEEASVSDNQLPSCEDEQPEAVQAGDSTAVADSENSTEQNVTEQQEADTEKSSEKEAEQPETGGGGQESNGEEGKGVKRKREEGHGKEEVGQSPEKKKMDDEAMASMLADFVACPPDDEDGASGSKAS, from the exons AGCGCGTGCGCCGTTGGGGGTCTCGTGGGTTTTAGCAATGCCAAACTGGGCTCGAGCAAGACCAG GTTCGAGGGGCTCTGCCTGCTCTCCATGCTGGTTAAAGACAGTTCCAGTGATCTATTCCAGCAACACTGCCTGTCGTGGCTGCGCTCCCTGCAGCAGGTCATACAG TCTCAGGCTCCAGTTGAGACTGTGCAGCTAGCAGTGAACATTCTGAAGGACTTGCTGCAATACTCATCTCAGCTAGCAGAGCTGGCCAGAGAGGTTGGCCTCAACTCCATCCTGGGCATCCTAACATCCCTGCTGGGTCTCAAGTCAGAG TGTGAGCTGGCAGCCATGGAGGGAATGACGGCCTGTATGACCTACTATCCGAGAGCTTGTGGATCCTTGAGG gaTAAGCTGGCAGCGTATTTCCTTTCCAAAATGGACAGcacaaacaggaaaacacaaGAG ATGGCCTGTCAGTGCTACGGTCGTCTGCCCTGCCTGGGCGGCGTGCTGGACAGAGGTGTCGGGGCTGGCAGAGCTGAGGGCTGGACCAATCAGATTCACTGCCTACTGGCCTCTGCCAATAGCCTGCTGGCTCAGCTCTACCAAGGTTCAGAAACAg ATGGAGCGATGCAGTATCAAGGTGCCGGGGTGGAGCTGGCCTTTCCTCACCTTGACCAAACCGATCCCCTGCTGCTTCTGCAGCTCCAGCACAGATACACTGCTGTCTGCCtcgcactcaaacacacacttag AGTAGATCCCGCCTCAGCTGTGCGTTTGCCCGTCAGGCCAATACTCAACTTGGTGTGCCGAGCCCTTGCTGTCAGCTCCAAGAGCATa AATTTAACAGGAGATGGAAGTGTGAGGCTGCTGGTCCTCCCCATCATACACAGCAACACCCTGGAAGTCCTGTCAAGTCTGATCACTGC AGTGCGGGTCGGCATGGTTCAGTACGCTGCAGTAATACAGAGGCTGTTTTCTCAAACACTCTCTGCTTGGACCCCCCTACCTGAGACCAGTGTGGGACAGCAGAGGGCCTACAG TGCAGTGCGGGTATCCGTGTACAGAACCTTGGAGCTCTGGGTCCAGGTTGCTGGAGCGTCTTCTAACATCCTTCAGGGAAGCCCGGGGCACTCAGAGCTCCTCTTTAACCACCTGCTTGGGGACATCACACCAGGAGCAGAGTCTATCAAG CTCCGGGCAGGACTATCGgccgatgttgttcctggagGAAAGCCCGGTCCTCGTAGGACGAAGCATTTGGTGATGGCAGATACAGTCGGGCCATCGCTGCAGAGGAAAGGAGACCATCTAGCCAATCAAGATACCTGCCTTGCAGCTGTCAGGG CACTGAGACAGATCATACAGACCAGTGGGACGCTACTGAAGGACGACATTCACAAG CGGCTGCATGAGGTGGTTCTACCACTGTGTGtgcgcctgcagcagcagcagtcttgCAGCAGCAATGCATGTGAATCTGCAGGGAGTGCGAGTGGGCAGTACAGCAGTGCTCTTACTCGACGAGAACTGTACAG GTTATTGCTGGCCCTGGTCCTGGTCCCCTCACCCTGTTGGCCTCCACCTCTGACCTGTGCCGTGTCAATCCTCAGTAACGGACGCACCGACAGGAATGTTAAG GTGTCTTCATTCTGTGCGGAGGCCTTGACCATCTGTAACTTGATCCTTCATCCCCGCTTTCCCTCCATCGCCCTTCCTTTACCACCTCTCACCATGAAACCTTCCTCCACCACTCCGGTCCTCCCCTCTTCCCAGGGACCTGCCCCTGGATTAACTTTGCCAACCCTGCTTGGAGGTCCTGCCCCTGGTCCTCCTTTTCCCACCCGTCACTCTCTCAACCTGGGTCCTGCTTCCCTTCTGAGCTCTTTTGAGAACCATCTCTCTCTGGTTCCGGGACTGCCAGGCCAGGGCCCGACTTCAGGAGACATGATTCTGTCCCCACATACCCACCACCAGCCTGATCCTGCAGGCCTGGGCCCTCCGGAGGGACAGAGACCTGTGTTTGTGCGTTTTGACAAAGAGGAAGCCGAAGACGTCGAGATCTCTCTGGCAAGTGACTCGGACGACAGCGTGGTCATCGTTCCTCCGGGTATGCTAAACATGGAGACTCAGCAGGACGACACAGCGGCGAACTCGCAGAGCATGCCCTCCTCTGCACCGGGTGGCACTGGTGTGACCCTCCCAGGTGCAGAATCTGTCACCATGGTCCCAACTACGGCAGCCACAGCCACAATAGACGGGGTCTCTCTGCCCAACGACCTGGCTGCCTCTTCCCCCCTCCTCACTGCTTCCACCACCTCCATCAACTCCTTTCCTCCTTCCAGTGCCTCGGTGGTCTCCCTGGTTCCACCTTTGAACTCCAGCACATTTACAGCTCCACCTGTTGGTCTGGGGGAGTCATTGCCTGGCAGACCGCAGCTCCAGCAGATGCTTATGCAGCCCTCCACGCCGAGCCAGGCTGGGCCCATGGGGTTACCGCTCCAGATGCACCTGCAGAATCAATTAAGTCAGCAGGGACGGCACCTCCACCAGCAACCAGCTGCTCCTGCCAGCAGTGAAGATTCTGCTGTCATCAATATTAACAGTACtgatgatgaagaggaagatgatgaggacatagatgaagatgaagagctggaggaggacgaggaggaggaggggataGATGAGGAGGACGAAGAGGAGGATGTAAGTGAGTTAGCTGATGACTTTTATGATGGGGAGGAATATGAGGAGCTTGATGAAGAAGACGGTGAAGAactggaggaggaagaagatgaggaagaagaggaagaggatggcGACATACCACCTCTGGAGGGAGTCGAAGACAAAGACGGAGGGTCGGGGATACAGGAGGGGAAGCTGGATGAGGGACGGATTTCTGGATTTAATGTGGAGGAACGCACAGAAGGAGGGATAGAGGAGATCCAAACTAACAGGGCGCTGTTCGGAGAGGACAAGATGAAGGTGCAGGAGGTGGAGAGCATCGGAGTCCTCGAAGCGGCTCGGGAGGGCGAAGTAGAAGAGGAGGACAACGAAAGAATGGATGACCCCACCATGCCACAGATCCTGTGCGTCACCGGAGGAGCGTTGGAGGAGCGGGAGGAGGCCGAGGAGGAGAGGGAGCAAGCCGgagcagagctgcagaaagggGAGGAGTGTACGTGGGAGCAGGGAGCCAAGGAGGACGAGCCGCAGGCAGCTGAGTCCGAACAACCAGCCAGTCACAGTCAACAG GAATCAGCAGCTGAGCCTGCAGAGGAAGCCAGTGTGAGCGATAACCAGCTGCCCAGCTGTGAGGACGAACAGCCCGAAGCTGTTCAGGCAGGAGACTCGACAGCAGTGGCAGACTCTGAAAACTCAACAGAACAAAATGTGACAGAGCAACAGGAAGCAGACACTGAGAAGAGCTCTgaaaaggaggcagagcagCCGGAGACgggaggaggagggcaggagagTAATGGAGAGGAGGGAAAGGGAGTGAAGAGGAAGAGGGAGGAAGGACATGGAAAAGAGGAGGTGGGGCAAAGCCCGGAGAAGAAAAAG ATGGACGACGAAGCCATGGCGTCAATGTTGGCTGATTTTGTGGCGTGTCCACCTGATGATGAAGACGGTGCCTCTGGATCAAAAGCCTCATAA
- the pelp1 gene encoding proline-, glutamic acid- and leucine-rich protein 1 isoform X1 encodes MATSAWLHGPSAMRLTEGLVSVLKEQRPEHLPALLAGYREHGVFQTQSACAVGGLVGFSNAKLGSSKTRFEGLCLLSMLVKDSSSDLFQQHCLSWLRSLQQVIQSQAPVETVQLAVNILKDLLQYSSQLAELAREVGLNSILGILTSLLGLKSECELAAMEGMTACMTYYPRACGSLRDKLAAYFLSKMDSTNRKTQEMACQCYGRLPCLGGVLDRGVGAGRAEGWTNQIHCLLASANSLLAQLYQGSETDGAMQYQGAGVELAFPHLDQTDPLLLLQLQHRYTAVCLALKHTLRVDPASAVRLPVRPILNLVCRALAVSSKSINLTGDGSVRLLVLPIIHSNTLEVLSSLITAVRVGMVQYAAVIQRLFSQTLSAWTPLPETSVGQQRAYSAVRVSVYRTLELWVQVAGASSNILQGSPGHSELLFNHLLGDITPGAESIKLRAGLSADVVPGGKPGPRRTKHLVMADTVGPSLQRKGDHLANQDTCLAAVRALRQIIQTSGTLLKDDIHKRLHEVVLPLCVRLQQQQSCSSNACESAGSASGQYSSALTRRELYRLLLALVLVPSPCWPPPLTCAVSILSNGRTDRNVKVSSFCAEALTICNLILHPRFPSIALPLPPLTMKPSSTTPVLPSSQGPAPGLTLPTLLGGPAPGPPFPTRHSLNLGPASLLSSFENHLSLVPGLPGQGPTSGDMILSPHTHHQPDPAGLGPPEGQRPVFVRFDKEEAEDVEISLASDSDDSVVIVPPGMLNMETQQDDTAANSQSMPSSAPGGTGVTLPGAESVTMVPTTAATATIDGVSLPNDLAASSPLLTASTTSINSFPPSSASVVSLVPPLNSSTFTAPPVGLGESLPGRPQLQQMLMQPSTPSQAGPMGLPLQMHLQNQLSQQGRHLHQQPAAPASSEDSAVININSTDDEEEDDEDIDEDEELEEDEEEEGIDEEDEEEDVSELADDFYDGEEYEELDEEDGEELEEEEDEEEEEEDGDIPPLEGVEDKDGGSGIQEGKLDEGRISGFNVEERTEGGIEEIQTNRALFGEDKMKVQEVESIGVLEAAREGEVEEEDNERMDDPTMPQILCVTGGALEEREEAEEEREQAGAELQKGEECTWEQGAKEDEPQAAESEQPASHSQQEESAAEPAEEASVSDNQLPSCEDEQPEAVQAGDSTAVADSENSTEQNVTEQQEADTEKSSEKEAEQPETGGGGQESNGEEGKGVKRKREEGHGKEEVGQSPEKKKMDDEAMASMLADFVACPPDDEDGASGSKAS; translated from the exons AGCGCGTGCGCCGTTGGGGGTCTCGTGGGTTTTAGCAATGCCAAACTGGGCTCGAGCAAGACCAG GTTCGAGGGGCTCTGCCTGCTCTCCATGCTGGTTAAAGACAGTTCCAGTGATCTATTCCAGCAACACTGCCTGTCGTGGCTGCGCTCCCTGCAGCAGGTCATACAG TCTCAGGCTCCAGTTGAGACTGTGCAGCTAGCAGTGAACATTCTGAAGGACTTGCTGCAATACTCATCTCAGCTAGCAGAGCTGGCCAGAGAGGTTGGCCTCAACTCCATCCTGGGCATCCTAACATCCCTGCTGGGTCTCAAGTCAGAG TGTGAGCTGGCAGCCATGGAGGGAATGACGGCCTGTATGACCTACTATCCGAGAGCTTGTGGATCCTTGAGG gaTAAGCTGGCAGCGTATTTCCTTTCCAAAATGGACAGcacaaacaggaaaacacaaGAG ATGGCCTGTCAGTGCTACGGTCGTCTGCCCTGCCTGGGCGGCGTGCTGGACAGAGGTGTCGGGGCTGGCAGAGCTGAGGGCTGGACCAATCAGATTCACTGCCTACTGGCCTCTGCCAATAGCCTGCTGGCTCAGCTCTACCAAGGTTCAGAAACAg ATGGAGCGATGCAGTATCAAGGTGCCGGGGTGGAGCTGGCCTTTCCTCACCTTGACCAAACCGATCCCCTGCTGCTTCTGCAGCTCCAGCACAGATACACTGCTGTCTGCCtcgcactcaaacacacacttag AGTAGATCCCGCCTCAGCTGTGCGTTTGCCCGTCAGGCCAATACTCAACTTGGTGTGCCGAGCCCTTGCTGTCAGCTCCAAGAGCATa AATTTAACAGGAGATGGAAGTGTGAGGCTGCTGGTCCTCCCCATCATACACAGCAACACCCTGGAAGTCCTGTCAAGTCTGATCACTGC AGTGCGGGTCGGCATGGTTCAGTACGCTGCAGTAATACAGAGGCTGTTTTCTCAAACACTCTCTGCTTGGACCCCCCTACCTGAGACCAGTGTGGGACAGCAGAGGGCCTACAG TGCAGTGCGGGTATCCGTGTACAGAACCTTGGAGCTCTGGGTCCAGGTTGCTGGAGCGTCTTCTAACATCCTTCAGGGAAGCCCGGGGCACTCAGAGCTCCTCTTTAACCACCTGCTTGGGGACATCACACCAGGAGCAGAGTCTATCAAG CTCCGGGCAGGACTATCGgccgatgttgttcctggagGAAAGCCCGGTCCTCGTAGGACGAAGCATTTGGTGATGGCAGATACAGTCGGGCCATCGCTGCAGAGGAAAGGAGACCATCTAGCCAATCAAGATACCTGCCTTGCAGCTGTCAGGG CACTGAGACAGATCATACAGACCAGTGGGACGCTACTGAAGGACGACATTCACAAG CGGCTGCATGAGGTGGTTCTACCACTGTGTGtgcgcctgcagcagcagcagtcttgCAGCAGCAATGCATGTGAATCTGCAGGGAGTGCGAGTGGGCAGTACAGCAGTGCTCTTACTCGACGAGAACTGTACAG GTTATTGCTGGCCCTGGTCCTGGTCCCCTCACCCTGTTGGCCTCCACCTCTGACCTGTGCCGTGTCAATCCTCAGTAACGGACGCACCGACAGGAATGTTAAG GTGTCTTCATTCTGTGCGGAGGCCTTGACCATCTGTAACTTGATCCTTCATCCCCGCTTTCCCTCCATCGCCCTTCCTTTACCACCTCTCACCATGAAACCTTCCTCCACCACTCCGGTCCTCCCCTCTTCCCAGGGACCTGCCCCTGGATTAACTTTGCCAACCCTGCTTGGAGGTCCTGCCCCTGGTCCTCCTTTTCCCACCCGTCACTCTCTCAACCTGGGTCCTGCTTCCCTTCTGAGCTCTTTTGAGAACCATCTCTCTCTGGTTCCGGGACTGCCAGGCCAGGGCCCGACTTCAGGAGACATGATTCTGTCCCCACATACCCACCACCAGCCTGATCCTGCAGGCCTGGGCCCTCCGGAGGGACAGAGACCTGTGTTTGTGCGTTTTGACAAAGAGGAAGCCGAAGACGTCGAGATCTCTCTGGCAAGTGACTCGGACGACAGCGTGGTCATCGTTCCTCCGGGTATGCTAAACATGGAGACTCAGCAGGACGACACAGCGGCGAACTCGCAGAGCATGCCCTCCTCTGCACCGGGTGGCACTGGTGTGACCCTCCCAGGTGCAGAATCTGTCACCATGGTCCCAACTACGGCAGCCACAGCCACAATAGACGGGGTCTCTCTGCCCAACGACCTGGCTGCCTCTTCCCCCCTCCTCACTGCTTCCACCACCTCCATCAACTCCTTTCCTCCTTCCAGTGCCTCGGTGGTCTCCCTGGTTCCACCTTTGAACTCCAGCACATTTACAGCTCCACCTGTTGGTCTGGGGGAGTCATTGCCTGGCAGACCGCAGCTCCAGCAGATGCTTATGCAGCCCTCCACGCCGAGCCAGGCTGGGCCCATGGGGTTACCGCTCCAGATGCACCTGCAGAATCAATTAAGTCAGCAGGGACGGCACCTCCACCAGCAACCAGCTGCTCCTGCCAGCAGTGAAGATTCTGCTGTCATCAATATTAACAGTACtgatgatgaagaggaagatgatgaggacatagatgaagatgaagagctggaggaggacgaggaggaggaggggataGATGAGGAGGACGAAGAGGAGGATGTAAGTGAGTTAGCTGATGACTTTTATGATGGGGAGGAATATGAGGAGCTTGATGAAGAAGACGGTGAAGAactggaggaggaagaagatgaggaagaagaggaagaggatggcGACATACCACCTCTGGAGGGAGTCGAAGACAAAGACGGAGGGTCGGGGATACAGGAGGGGAAGCTGGATGAGGGACGGATTTCTGGATTTAATGTGGAGGAACGCACAGAAGGAGGGATAGAGGAGATCCAAACTAACAGGGCGCTGTTCGGAGAGGACAAGATGAAGGTGCAGGAGGTGGAGAGCATCGGAGTCCTCGAAGCGGCTCGGGAGGGCGAAGTAGAAGAGGAGGACAACGAAAGAATGGATGACCCCACCATGCCACAGATCCTGTGCGTCACCGGAGGAGCGTTGGAGGAGCGGGAGGAGGCCGAGGAGGAGAGGGAGCAAGCCGgagcagagctgcagaaagggGAGGAGTGTACGTGGGAGCAGGGAGCCAAGGAGGACGAGCCGCAGGCAGCTGAGTCCGAACAACCAGCCAGTCACAGTCAACAG GAGGAATCAGCAGCTGAGCCTGCAGAGGAAGCCAGTGTGAGCGATAACCAGCTGCCCAGCTGTGAGGACGAACAGCCCGAAGCTGTTCAGGCAGGAGACTCGACAGCAGTGGCAGACTCTGAAAACTCAACAGAACAAAATGTGACAGAGCAACAGGAAGCAGACACTGAGAAGAGCTCTgaaaaggaggcagagcagCCGGAGACgggaggaggagggcaggagagTAATGGAGAGGAGGGAAAGGGAGTGAAGAGGAAGAGGGAGGAAGGACATGGAAAAGAGGAGGTGGGGCAAAGCCCGGAGAAGAAAAAG ATGGACGACGAAGCCATGGCGTCAATGTTGGCTGATTTTGTGGCGTGTCCACCTGATGATGAAGACGGTGCCTCTGGATCAAAAGCCTCATAA
- the pelp1 gene encoding proline-, glutamic acid- and leucine-rich protein 1 isoform X3, with translation MATSAWLHGPSAMRLTEGLVSVLKEQRPEHLPALLAGYREHGVFQTQSACAVGGLVGFSNAKLGSSKTRFEGLCLLSMLVKDSSSDLFQQHCLSWLRSLQQVIQSQAPVETVQLAVNILKDLLQYSSQLAELAREVGLNSILGILTSLLGLKSECELAAMEGMTACMTYYPRACGSLRDKLAAYFLSKMDSTNRKTQEMACQCYGRLPCLGGVLDRGVGAGRAEGWTNQIHCLLASANSLLAQLYQGSETDGAMQYQGAGVELAFPHLDQTDPLLLLQLQHRYTAVCLALKHTLRVDPASAVRLPVRPILNLVCRALAVSSKSINLTGDGSVRLLVLPIIHSNTLEVLSSLITAVRVGMVQYAAVIQRLFSQTLSAWTPLPETSVGQQRAYSAVRVSVYRTLELWVQVAGASSNILQGSPGHSELLFNHLLGDITPGAESIKLRAGLSADVVPGGKPGPRRTKHLVMADTVGPSLQRKGDHLANQDTCLAAVRALRQIIQTSGTLLKDDIHKRLHEVVLPLCVRLQQQQSCSSNACESAGSASGQYSSALTRRELYRLLLALVLVPSPCWPPPLTCAVSILSNGRTDRNVKVSSFCAEALTICNLILHPRFPSIALPLPPLTMKPSSTTPVLPSSQGPAPGLTLPTLLGGPAPGPPFPTRHSLNLGPASLLSSFENHLSLVPGLPGQGPTSGDMILSPHTHHQPDPAGLGPPEGQRPVFVRFDKEEAEDVEISLASDSDDSVVIVPPGMLNMETQQDDTAANSQSMPSSAPGGTGVTLPGAESVTMVPTTAATATIDGVSLPNDLAASSPLLTASTTSINSFPPSSASVVSLVPPLNSSTFTAPPVGLGESLPGRPQLQQMLMQPSTPSQAGPMGLPLQMHLQNQLSQQGRHLHQQPAAPASSEDSAVININSTDDEEEDDEDIDEDEELEEDEEEEGIDEEDEEEDVSELADDFYDGEEYEELDEEDGEELEEEEDEEEEEEDGDIPPLEGVEDKDGGSGIQEGKLDEGRISGFNVEERTEGGIEEIQTNRALFGEDKMKVQEVESIGVLEAAREGEVEEEDNERMDDPTMPQILCVTGGALEEREEAEEEREQAGAELQKGEECTWEQGAKEDEPQAAESEQPASHSQQLDR, from the exons AGCGCGTGCGCCGTTGGGGGTCTCGTGGGTTTTAGCAATGCCAAACTGGGCTCGAGCAAGACCAG GTTCGAGGGGCTCTGCCTGCTCTCCATGCTGGTTAAAGACAGTTCCAGTGATCTATTCCAGCAACACTGCCTGTCGTGGCTGCGCTCCCTGCAGCAGGTCATACAG TCTCAGGCTCCAGTTGAGACTGTGCAGCTAGCAGTGAACATTCTGAAGGACTTGCTGCAATACTCATCTCAGCTAGCAGAGCTGGCCAGAGAGGTTGGCCTCAACTCCATCCTGGGCATCCTAACATCCCTGCTGGGTCTCAAGTCAGAG TGTGAGCTGGCAGCCATGGAGGGAATGACGGCCTGTATGACCTACTATCCGAGAGCTTGTGGATCCTTGAGG gaTAAGCTGGCAGCGTATTTCCTTTCCAAAATGGACAGcacaaacaggaaaacacaaGAG ATGGCCTGTCAGTGCTACGGTCGTCTGCCCTGCCTGGGCGGCGTGCTGGACAGAGGTGTCGGGGCTGGCAGAGCTGAGGGCTGGACCAATCAGATTCACTGCCTACTGGCCTCTGCCAATAGCCTGCTGGCTCAGCTCTACCAAGGTTCAGAAACAg ATGGAGCGATGCAGTATCAAGGTGCCGGGGTGGAGCTGGCCTTTCCTCACCTTGACCAAACCGATCCCCTGCTGCTTCTGCAGCTCCAGCACAGATACACTGCTGTCTGCCtcgcactcaaacacacacttag AGTAGATCCCGCCTCAGCTGTGCGTTTGCCCGTCAGGCCAATACTCAACTTGGTGTGCCGAGCCCTTGCTGTCAGCTCCAAGAGCATa AATTTAACAGGAGATGGAAGTGTGAGGCTGCTGGTCCTCCCCATCATACACAGCAACACCCTGGAAGTCCTGTCAAGTCTGATCACTGC AGTGCGGGTCGGCATGGTTCAGTACGCTGCAGTAATACAGAGGCTGTTTTCTCAAACACTCTCTGCTTGGACCCCCCTACCTGAGACCAGTGTGGGACAGCAGAGGGCCTACAG TGCAGTGCGGGTATCCGTGTACAGAACCTTGGAGCTCTGGGTCCAGGTTGCTGGAGCGTCTTCTAACATCCTTCAGGGAAGCCCGGGGCACTCAGAGCTCCTCTTTAACCACCTGCTTGGGGACATCACACCAGGAGCAGAGTCTATCAAG CTCCGGGCAGGACTATCGgccgatgttgttcctggagGAAAGCCCGGTCCTCGTAGGACGAAGCATTTGGTGATGGCAGATACAGTCGGGCCATCGCTGCAGAGGAAAGGAGACCATCTAGCCAATCAAGATACCTGCCTTGCAGCTGTCAGGG CACTGAGACAGATCATACAGACCAGTGGGACGCTACTGAAGGACGACATTCACAAG CGGCTGCATGAGGTGGTTCTACCACTGTGTGtgcgcctgcagcagcagcagtcttgCAGCAGCAATGCATGTGAATCTGCAGGGAGTGCGAGTGGGCAGTACAGCAGTGCTCTTACTCGACGAGAACTGTACAG GTTATTGCTGGCCCTGGTCCTGGTCCCCTCACCCTGTTGGCCTCCACCTCTGACCTGTGCCGTGTCAATCCTCAGTAACGGACGCACCGACAGGAATGTTAAG GTGTCTTCATTCTGTGCGGAGGCCTTGACCATCTGTAACTTGATCCTTCATCCCCGCTTTCCCTCCATCGCCCTTCCTTTACCACCTCTCACCATGAAACCTTCCTCCACCACTCCGGTCCTCCCCTCTTCCCAGGGACCTGCCCCTGGATTAACTTTGCCAACCCTGCTTGGAGGTCCTGCCCCTGGTCCTCCTTTTCCCACCCGTCACTCTCTCAACCTGGGTCCTGCTTCCCTTCTGAGCTCTTTTGAGAACCATCTCTCTCTGGTTCCGGGACTGCCAGGCCAGGGCCCGACTTCAGGAGACATGATTCTGTCCCCACATACCCACCACCAGCCTGATCCTGCAGGCCTGGGCCCTCCGGAGGGACAGAGACCTGTGTTTGTGCGTTTTGACAAAGAGGAAGCCGAAGACGTCGAGATCTCTCTGGCAAGTGACTCGGACGACAGCGTGGTCATCGTTCCTCCGGGTATGCTAAACATGGAGACTCAGCAGGACGACACAGCGGCGAACTCGCAGAGCATGCCCTCCTCTGCACCGGGTGGCACTGGTGTGACCCTCCCAGGTGCAGAATCTGTCACCATGGTCCCAACTACGGCAGCCACAGCCACAATAGACGGGGTCTCTCTGCCCAACGACCTGGCTGCCTCTTCCCCCCTCCTCACTGCTTCCACCACCTCCATCAACTCCTTTCCTCCTTCCAGTGCCTCGGTGGTCTCCCTGGTTCCACCTTTGAACTCCAGCACATTTACAGCTCCACCTGTTGGTCTGGGGGAGTCATTGCCTGGCAGACCGCAGCTCCAGCAGATGCTTATGCAGCCCTCCACGCCGAGCCAGGCTGGGCCCATGGGGTTACCGCTCCAGATGCACCTGCAGAATCAATTAAGTCAGCAGGGACGGCACCTCCACCAGCAACCAGCTGCTCCTGCCAGCAGTGAAGATTCTGCTGTCATCAATATTAACAGTACtgatgatgaagaggaagatgatgaggacatagatgaagatgaagagctggaggaggacgaggaggaggaggggataGATGAGGAGGACGAAGAGGAGGATGTAAGTGAGTTAGCTGATGACTTTTATGATGGGGAGGAATATGAGGAGCTTGATGAAGAAGACGGTGAAGAactggaggaggaagaagatgaggaagaagaggaagaggatggcGACATACCACCTCTGGAGGGAGTCGAAGACAAAGACGGAGGGTCGGGGATACAGGAGGGGAAGCTGGATGAGGGACGGATTTCTGGATTTAATGTGGAGGAACGCACAGAAGGAGGGATAGAGGAGATCCAAACTAACAGGGCGCTGTTCGGAGAGGACAAGATGAAGGTGCAGGAGGTGGAGAGCATCGGAGTCCTCGAAGCGGCTCGGGAGGGCGAAGTAGAAGAGGAGGACAACGAAAGAATGGATGACCCCACCATGCCACAGATCCTGTGCGTCACCGGAGGAGCGTTGGAGGAGCGGGAGGAGGCCGAGGAGGAGAGGGAGCAAGCCGgagcagagctgcagaaagggGAGGAGTGTACGTGGGAGCAGGGAGCCAAGGAGGACGAGCCGCAGGCAGCTGAGTCCGAACAACCAGCCAGTCACAGTCAACAG CTGGACAGGTAG